A part of Cyanobacteria bacterium FACHB-DQ100 genomic DNA contains:
- a CDS encoding helix-turn-helix transcriptional regulator — protein MVTVLPNASGSSHAASLNHREEDIVIALHRSKRDFTERDHLVLNLMRPHLIQAYRNARALAQSQQELAQLNQVLEQSGTIILTNDLQVERMTHRAWELLRHYFQVSSCSTPHLPENLLRWVQHQRCQQTELDKIPSPCLPLRLDRAEKRLVVRLIPDPLNERYLLLLQEERLQPFSAGLLELLGLTKREAEVLFWVAKDQSNREIARLLGCSEKTVQKHLEHIYQKLGVQTRAGAIVAALSQLGILNH, from the coding sequence ATGGTGACTGTTCTACCCAATGCTTCAGGGAGCAGCCATGCGGCTTCGTTGAACCATCGGGAAGAGGATATTGTGATTGCACTCCACCGCTCAAAAAGAGATTTTACGGAGCGCGATCACTTAGTTCTCAACTTGATGCGTCCTCATTTGATTCAGGCTTACCGCAATGCTCGGGCACTTGCCCAGTCTCAGCAGGAACTAGCGCAGCTAAACCAAGTATTAGAACAGAGCGGGACCATTATTTTGACCAATGATTTACAAGTTGAGCGAATGACTCATAGAGCCTGGGAATTATTACGGCACTATTTCCAAGTTTCATCCTGCTCCACTCCTCATCTACCCGAAAATTTGTTGCGGTGGGTACAGCACCAACGATGTCAGCAAACTGAGTTAGATAAAATTCCTTCGCCCTGTTTGCCTCTGCGATTAGACCGAGCAGAAAAACGGCTCGTTGTGCGATTGATTCCTGATCCACTGAACGAGAGATACCTGCTACTGCTGCAAGAAGAACGGTTACAACCCTTTTCAGCAGGGTTACTAGAGCTTCTAGGCTTGACCAAACGCGAAGCCGAAGTCTTGTTTTGGGTTGCTAAAGACCAGAGCAATCGGGAAATTGCGCGATTGCTAGGATGTAGCGAAAAAACAGTTCAAAAGCATCTAGAGCATATCTATCAGAAGCTTGGTGTTCAAACTCGCGCGGGTGCGATTGTCGCTGCTCTAAGTCAACTGGGAATTCTCAATCACTAA
- a CDS encoding helix-turn-helix transcriptional regulator, with protein sequence MHHLTQRDLRGMLRFCQSLLAPCQLEEFPQQVLFHLAEIVPSEISAYAEVNLHIGSVSTLASSFDNGLQLGHSQIEATAQRHFHENPLVTHYLQTQDGGAYKISDFLSESELHRLSGMYEQFLQPLGMEDQFAIALAVPNITAIPRHLKQPKLIVLNLHRSDRSFSERDRTVLNLLHPHLLQAYQNATALTQTQQELTAFRQTIEQLGLIGLNEGGQVRWLTDRAWLLLKQYDLTSSHQKGRLSDTLERWIKHQIALRATTSDILQPCLPLYIEQSDRRLIVRLVDQTITPPDGLAKSALLDEPYLLTVDEEALLPFSAQSLEALGLTQREAEVLYWLIQDKQNSEIARLLGIQAGTLKKHIEHVYTKLGVQTRTAAVLQALQRLGLLH encoded by the coding sequence ATGCACCACTTAACGCAGCGCGATCTCCGAGGGATGCTCAGGTTTTGCCAGTCACTTCTAGCACCCTGTCAGTTGGAGGAATTTCCCCAACAGGTGCTATTTCATTTAGCTGAAATTGTTCCGAGTGAAATTTCTGCTTACGCTGAGGTCAACCTGCACATTGGTTCTGTTTCAACCCTAGCGTCATCCTTTGACAACGGTCTTCAATTGGGGCATTCGCAAATTGAAGCAACCGCGCAGCGCCACTTTCATGAAAACCCTTTGGTCACACACTATCTGCAAACCCAGGACGGCGGAGCTTACAAAATTTCGGATTTTTTAAGCGAAAGCGAACTGCATCGGCTATCTGGAATGTACGAACAGTTTCTACAGCCTTTGGGAATGGAAGATCAGTTTGCGATCGCTCTAGCTGTCCCTAACATTACAGCCATTCCAAGACATCTGAAGCAACCTAAATTGATTGTACTTAACTTGCATCGCAGCGATCGCTCTTTTTCCGAGCGAGATCGAACGGTTCTCAATCTGCTGCATCCTCACTTGCTCCAAGCATATCAAAATGCGACTGCCCTCACACAAACTCAGCAAGAGCTGACAGCATTCAGGCAGACGATCGAGCAGCTGGGACTAATTGGGTTAAACGAAGGGGGTCAAGTTCGATGGCTGACTGATCGAGCTTGGTTGCTTCTCAAACAGTATGATCTAACTTCATCGCATCAAAAGGGTCGCCTATCAGATACCTTAGAGCGCTGGATTAAACATCAAATTGCGCTTCGTGCTACAACCAGCGACATACTACAGCCCTGCTTGCCGTTGTACATTGAGCAGTCCGATCGTCGTTTAATCGTTCGGCTTGTTGATCAGACGATCACACCTCCTGACGGATTAGCAAAAAGCGCTTTGCTTGACGAACCATACTTATTAACTGTCGATGAAGAAGCGCTTCTACCGTTTTCCGCTCAATCCTTAGAGGCGCTAGGACTCACGCAGCGAGAAGCTGAAGTGCTGTATTGGCTGATTCAGGATAAGCAGAACTCAGAGATTGCAAGGCTCTTAGGAATTCAGGCGGGAACGCTGAAAAAACACATCGAGCATGTTTATACCAAGCTCGGTGTTCAAACTCGTACGGCTGCAGTCCTCCAAGCTTTGCAGCGTCTTGGCTTACTCCATTAG